The Zingiber officinale cultivar Zhangliang unplaced genomic scaffold, Zo_v1.1 ctg45, whole genome shotgun sequence DNA window cataaaggaagtatttacctcggctttgccgagattcgaaccccagacctcattgtggcaacacctcatgcgctagtcactagaCTCATCCGAAAGGACAGAAAGGGAGGATAATGTGATGACTAATAAGATGGTTAAGATGAGGTACAGCTCGCTAATTTTCGAATCATATTGCTACAACTCAAgaataaaattcaatttaaatatagatgatatgaATAGATATGTTGACGACCAATAAATACCTCATTAATcaagaaaaaaggacattaaagAAGACTTAATTAGCAATGTAACAATCAAcaggataaattttatttaaatataaatgaaaatataataGAGGATCAAACTTAACGGTATGAGAATCCATATAATCGACCTTACTTAGTGGGATAAAATCTTGTGATCCATGTTATTATCAATATATTGCTTCAAATCAAATTGTGATCCATTGGGTGCCTTTCCAATCCTATTTGCAAACAAAGGGAGAATTATAAGCAATCATAGTTGAAGGGCAAGAAAAAAGTTCAATCAATGATGCCTAGACAACCAAGAAAACATGGGGGAAATGACAAAATCAAGATAAATAGGAGGCCCTTATTGGATAAAATTCTTAGTAAAACAATGTGATTGGTTCATAGAGAAATGTAATAAGGCTAAACAAATTTACTAGCTCTTTATGTCACCCTacgtaaaaaaaatgatttaccAAGTTTCATATAATACAACTCCTGTGTGAGGTTAAGGAACAACAAAATGATCAAGGAGTTTCAccttatatttaaatttaaaatcgacCTATCAAAATTCAGGAAAAATACTTTGATTTTTGCAATGGAAATAATAAAGAAGCACTATATCCACTATCCTACTATAAAGAGGAAGAACATGTTCATGCTTTCAATGTCACAGGAAAAGCAATTCAGGAAAAATAAAATTAGTGAAAACTTAAACTTGGTTTTCTTTGTCCTTACAAAGTGATCCAATTCATAGGCGAAGAGATTCGTCGATCCCATAAATCGAACAATAAGCAAGGTGATTCGACATGGACATAAACAGGAACATGTAGATTGAACACCTGATTCAAATTTCATTTCAAAGGATGTTAACCTGGTTGACTGGAGTCGAAGAAACCCGTGCCAAAGGATGTCTTTGACGACAGTTGCCCGAATGGTAGTGATGTCGCTAGGCCCTTTGTTTCGTCGAATGCGTGCAATGTGGGACGAGCTGCATCGTTGTTATTATTCGCATATGCAAACTGAGAATTAGAAGTAGTTCCTCTGTTTGGTGGAGTATGAGATTTGGTTGACAGAAGAGAGTAAGCACTATGAACATCCGTTGCTCCGTCTGAGCGGAATGCGATATTCAGTTCTAGGCCTGCAAGTATCACAGTCATTCACAAAATGTCAGTAATGAGTTAACAATATCTGATATAGTATGTTTATCTGAAATCTAGTAATAGCTGATTGACGATCGAGGAAGACCATCTAACTGTTGGTTTACCCTTCAAATGATTACCTTGATCGGGGACCTCCGCAGCTGCTACTCCGGATGGTAAGAGCCAGCTCATATCATGGCTAACTGCTGAGCCATTAAACAATAGACCACTGGAAGGAAAAATAAGTTGCCTTTTAACGCCCTTCGTTTTACTCAACTTCATCATGGAAGATTCGCCGGTTTGAGTATGTTGTAAGCTGCTCGAGTGATCCCTTATCGAACTTGCCCTGGTTGTCATTTGACTAAATGGAGCTCTAACAAACATAAGGTTTGCCTGCCGTCCATCATCTGAATAGACCACTGTATCAGTTTAGAAAACACATGAAAAGTTACGAAACTATAGGACAGAAATATCAAATTCCCAAGATATGACAGGGAGTTTGCCCTTTCTTGATGCTCATAGAGTCATAGATATATTAGACAATTCGACACTACCGTAGTCTAGAAATCACTAGTCGAACAAAGAAAGCTACTGGTTTCAAAACGTTGAGACTATATAAAATGGAGTACCGTAGAGAGATGCAGGTAGTGTTGGAGAACTGAATGAGGTTGTACCTAGCTGTGGCTTGCGTCGACGTGCATTGTGATAAAATAAGCGTTTGCGGCAACTTCGCTTTTTCTGATCAAACTCTGACAAAGCATGGAATCTGGAAGATGACCAAGGTGTTTATTCACATGAAGAAATAAATATCTCTGGAAGAATAAGGATGAGGATTAACTAAGGAACTCGTAAAGACGCATGATTGTGTTTGCAAGTAGTGTAAAGCTTCTAACGAGGAAAAGACTAAGCAACTAGAAATCTAGATACATCAAATTGACACCGAGGAAAGGAACAACATAACCTGCTACATTGTTGGCAAAACCTGCATTCTTGACCACCAACAGAAACCTTAGGGGACTTGGCATGGTCTTCACAAACTCTATGTTTCCGATGATAATCTTTAGCTGTAGTGAGGTCGATGTTGCAGCCTTCTACTTGGCAGTATGTGCTCAGCATACTTTTCTCACAAATTGATGAGATGATATAACTTGAAGAAGTGGAATTCTCAATACCAGTCCCGATACAGGGATCTGAAGTTTTGGATTTGACAACCCTGTGATTATGAAGGAATCCTTCAACTGACCTATTGATttcttgtattctcttctttgcctTGGAAGAATCAGCAGACGCTGAATTGGAGCCTTGAAGAGAGCAGTCACCCACTTCTGAGCTAGAACACACGGCCGTCCCCATTGAATATGCATAATCAGTACCAATGGCTATGCCGCTCTTGTGTTTTGATTTAGGATCCTTTGAAGGTTGAGACAGTTCAGCTTCTTCACCATTAAAGAGCCCCAAAGTTTCCCAATTCCATTGGACAGGCGTCCTTGAAGTCCAAtccattgcaaaaaaaaaaatgtggagaACTTAACTGAATAAAATCTCGAGATGACCAAAAAATGTAAAAGACACATCTGTTCACAAATCACCAGACGATAGTTTAGCTCTTCGAGAAATAACAGGAGTACAAGAAACACAGTTGGGAAAGAAGTTCCAACCTAGGAAGTTGAAGGACCAGGTTCAACTTATGATCT harbors:
- the LOC122037465 gene encoding squamosa promoter-binding-like protein 12 yields the protein MGTAVCSSSEVGDCSLQGSNSASADSSKAKKRIQEINRSVEGFLHNHRVVKSKTSDPCIGTGIENSTSSSYIISSICEKSMLSTYCQVEGCNIDLTTAKDYHRKHRVCEDHAKSPKVSVGGQECRFCQQCSRFHALSEFDQKKRSCRKRLFYHNARRRKPQLGTTSFSSPTLPASLYDDGRQANLMFVRAPFSQMTTRASSIRDHSSSLQHTQTGESSMMKLSKTKGVKRQLIFPSSGLLFNGSAVSHDMSWLLPSGVAAAEVPDQGLELNIAFRSDGATDVHSAYSLLSTKSHTPPNRGTTSNSQFAYANNNNDAARPTLHAFDETKGLATSLPFGQLSSKTSFGTGFFDSSQPGLERHPMDHNLI